AAATAAGGAATATAGGAAAGGACCCGCTGGAGTTTGGGTCCTTTTAGAAGTGATGATGTTTTCTCGGATTAGGAAACTGAGAAAATACAAAAATATAATACATCGAGATTTAGAGAATTTCAATACTAAATTAGAGATTACCATGAGGGAGTTATAATGAGTTACTATTTATATATTCGTAAGTAAAACAACATAATATTAATACGGAAAAATATATTAATATGAGTTTTTGCATATTTCAAAACTTAGTATATCCTTCAAAAAGTTTTAATTGTATAATATATTTTGTCATATTCTTTTAGATTTTTCGACAAAAAATAACATAAATAGAAACGATATTGGGAGAAGGAATTATGTACACAAAACTACTAAAATCAATTACATCATTATCACTTATAGGTGGTGCTTTACTATATACAAATGGTAGTGATGTGAGAGCAGCTGAGGCAAGTATTTTTTCTGATGTGCCTACGTCGCATTGGTCGTATCCGGCGATTAAAGATTTATCGAGTAAAAATATTATTTCCGGTTATGGAAATGGGAAGTTTGGTTTCGGTGATGTTGCGACGAGAGAGCAAGTTGCAGCTTTAATTTATCGTGCGCTGTTACCGAATAAGCAAGGTGGTACGTTCAGTAACGAAGGTGCTCGTTATGTATTAAAAGATGGATCTACTTTAAACAATCCATATCGAGATATTCGCGCAGGATCTACATTGTTTCCAGAAGAGGTTTTAACATTAACGAAATTAGGAATTTTTAACGGGGATGGAAACGGAGGGTTTAGACCGAAAGATTCTGTTAGCCGTGCAGAAATGGCGCAAATTATTAAAAATGCTTTTCAAGTTTCAGCTAAGCAAAAGCATACATTTAATGATGTTCCGAATGGTTTTTGGGCAGAAGGCGCGATTAGTGCGGTGCAGTCAAACGGGATTGCATCTGGGACAGGCGACGGGAAATTTGAACCTGCTAAAACGGTAACGCGTGAACAGTATGCACAGTTTTTATATAATGCTTTGCAATATAAAAAGCCTGCGGTCGCGGTGCAAGATACAGGAGATGCGGCATTATTAGCAGCATTCAAAGATGAAGTGCAGAAGCGTATTAATACGTACGAAACGAATATTACACTTCCGTATAAAACGACAAATAGTAATACAAAAGAAGTGATGAATACACTTTTTAACGCATATAAAGAAGTGGCAAGCAAAAATGAGTATACAAATAATAGATCGAATGTTTCATATGGACTTTCTGGATCACCCGGAAATTATACATTTACATTAAAGATTACATATCGTGAAACGAAAGAACAAACGGAATATGTAATGAAGCAAGCAAAGGCAATCGTTTCTTCTATTACGCAAGTTGGAATGGATGATCACGAAAAAGTGAAGGCGATTCATGATTATGTCGTAAAACACATTTCTTATGATACGTCTTATAAAGCTTACACAGCATATGAAGCACTCGTAAATCGTTCGGCGGTTTGCCAAGGTTATGCACTATTAACCTATCAATTATTAAAAGAAGCTGGAATTGAGAATCATTTTGTAGTAGGAACTGGAGACGGTCAGCCTCATGCTTGGAACTTAGTGAAAATTGAAAACAAATGGTATCACCTTGATACAACATTCGATGATCCTGTGCCAGATGAACAAGGCCGTGTAACGTATTCTTATTTCAACTTATCTGATGAGCAAATCGCAAGAAATCATGAGTGGAACCGAGGGGACTATCCGCAAGCTACAACAAATTATTATAGTACATTAACAAATAAAATTGCGGCAGGTAGTACGAAAACTCCTGCATATCAGCAAATATTAAAAGATACAAAGTTAAACTATTTAGGAAATGAATATATTGCAAACAACTATAATGAATTCAAAAATAAAATGCAGCAACGTTATAACGAAAAGTCACCAAAGATTGAAATTCTTTATAAACAATCAATGGATGGTGCATTGCAAGATGTGAAAAAAGTAATTGGAGAAATCGGTTATCCGCAAGGGGCAAACCGTGTTTCTTATAAAGCGGAGCCGTATAATGCGAAAGAAGGATATTCTTTAGTGACGATTACGTTTATGTAAAAAGCAACCTAGATCCCATGTTGGATCTAGGTTGTTTTTTATAACTTAATTTGACATATACAGTATAACTGTATAAAATCAAACTATACAGTTGAACTATATAGTTTAGCTATATATTTATCGTTACATTGGAGGTCTTTATGAATAGAGATAAAAATTTACCATTAACGGAAACAACGTATTACGTTCTTTTAGCGTTATTAGAGCCAGCTCATGGATATTTAATTATGCAAAAGGTGGAGGAATTAAGTAATCAGCAAGTAAAGATCGCAGCGGGTACATTGTATGGTGCGGTTGAAAATTTATTAAAACAAGGGTTAATAGAATCGGTAAAAAGTGAAGATAAACGAAGAAAAGTGTATGTCATTACGGAACGCGGGAAAGAAGTATTGCACTTAGACTTTATGAGAATGCAGCACATTATTGAGGTTACAAAAAGTTTATTACATGTATAGTTAGGGGGAAACGATGATGTGGAGATTGAAATTCTTTTTAGACTTTGAGAAAGAGGAAAAATGGTTAGAAGAGATG
This genomic window from Bacillus anthracis str. Vollum contains:
- a CDS encoding S-layer homology domain-containing protein, giving the protein MYTKLLKSITSLSLIGGALLYTNGSDVRAAEASIFSDVPTSHWSYPAIKDLSSKNIISGYGNGKFGFGDVATREQVAALIYRALLPNKQGGTFSNEGARYVLKDGSTLNNPYRDIRAGSTLFPEEVLTLTKLGIFNGDGNGGFRPKDSVSRAEMAQIIKNAFQVSAKQKHTFNDVPNGFWAEGAISAVQSNGIASGTGDGKFEPAKTVTREQYAQFLYNALQYKKPAVAVQDTGDAALLAAFKDEVQKRINTYETNITLPYKTTNSNTKEVMNTLFNAYKEVASKNEYTNNRSNVSYGLSGSPGNYTFTLKITYRETKEQTEYVMKQAKAIVSSITQVGMDDHEKVKAIHDYVVKHISYDTSYKAYTAYEALVNRSAVCQGYALLTYQLLKEAGIENHFVVGTGDGQPHAWNLVKIENKWYHLDTTFDDPVPDEQGRVTYSYFNLSDEQIARNHEWNRGDYPQATTNYYSTLTNKIAAGSTKTPAYQQILKDTKLNYLGNEYIANNYNEFKNKMQQRYNEKSPKIEILYKQSMDGALQDVKKVIGEIGYPQGANRVSYKAEPYNAKEGYSLVTITFM
- a CDS encoding PadR family transcriptional regulator is translated as MNRDKNLPLTETTYYVLLALLEPAHGYLIMQKVEELSNQQVKIAAGTLYGAVENLLKQGLIESVKSEDKRRKVYVITERGKEVLHLDFMRMQHIIEVTKSLLHV